From Pantoea sp. Ep11b, the proteins below share one genomic window:
- a CDS encoding SymE family type I addiction module toxin, whose protein sequence is MAGTDSTSEPVTSQARKSIVGYRPNGGRPNPLPQLTIKGRWLEQWGFIKGQPVSIIAKQGQLIIRIMHIMEENV, encoded by the coding sequence ATGGCTGGAACAGATTCTACGTCAGAACCCGTCACATCCCAAGCACGCAAAAGCATCGTCGGATATCGCCCCAACGGCGGCAGACCAAATCCCTTGCCTCAACTGACCATCAAAGGGCGATGGCTGGAACAGTGGGGATTTATTAAAGGACAGCCGGTCAGCATCATTGCCAAACAGGGTCAGCTGATTATCCGCATCATGCACATCATGGAGGAGAACGTATGA
- a CDS encoding glycosyltransferase family 9 protein yields the protein MNKDVRITVSTGSFKKIREWNRRKNYYLKKVKLEARISIAKLLWDKRAKVSFNPDSVKTILLVRNEGKVGDIIVSTPLIRSLHQAGYAVDLLVTEACYDVIKYNPFIRHIYKARNCTYNHYLKSLNHTVSKATIKMLNRNKYDLIIDPSLSEMPVHRMKLFNDINARFVIGLNKKPDIGHYTVSVRFKNKKQHVTELLSLFSKIVGVKDKGSADYSLYFPDGVLDEVKFFLDP from the coding sequence ATGAATAAGGATGTGAGGATCACGGTATCAACGGGATCATTCAAAAAAATACGCGAGTGGAACCGAAGAAAAAATTACTATCTCAAAAAGGTGAAGCTCGAAGCAAGAATCTCAATTGCAAAGCTTCTGTGGGATAAACGTGCAAAAGTATCCTTTAATCCTGACTCTGTGAAAACCATATTGCTTGTTCGCAATGAAGGCAAAGTGGGTGATATCATCGTTTCGACCCCACTCATCAGGTCGCTTCATCAGGCTGGCTATGCAGTTGATTTGCTGGTAACTGAAGCCTGTTACGACGTAATAAAATACAACCCTTTTATCAGGCATATTTATAAAGCGAGAAATTGCACTTATAACCATTACCTGAAGTCTTTGAATCATACCGTTTCAAAGGCAACGATAAAGATGCTAAATAGAAATAAATATGATCTGATTATCGACCCTTCTTTATCCGAAATGCCGGTGCATCGGATGAAACTGTTTAATGATATCAATGCGAGGTTCGTTATTGGGTTAAATAAAAAACCTGATATCGGCCATTACACCGTTTCAGTTCGTTTTAAAAATAAAAAGCAGCACGTTACAGAATTACTGTCTTTGTTCAGCAAAATTGTTGGTGTTAAAGATAAAGGCAGCGCCGATTATAGTTTGTATTTTCCTGATGGTGTGCTTGATGAGGTAAAATTTTTTCTTGATCCCTGA
- a CDS encoding glycosyltransferase family 9 protein, giving the protein MVNAFAGTPERNFSQQQLLELVHLVNNKGKQIKLIILDHRNELLVPLPDGVVKNPFCTLHHVMALIKESDVVITPDTSIVHISAAWKKPLIAVYKNLPDNNMWAPGYENASRIIVHDDKTCEADNVPERIVNEIVRRNLLSRHEMKSPESVSVIALKEPVCSHGYQAPDHCIGSCDQLCC; this is encoded by the coding sequence ATTGTTAATGCCTTTGCAGGTACGCCAGAAAGGAATTTCTCACAACAGCAATTGCTGGAGCTTGTTCATCTCGTTAATAATAAAGGCAAACAAATAAAGTTAATTATTCTGGATCATCGTAACGAATTACTGGTACCGCTTCCTGATGGTGTTGTAAAAAACCCCTTTTGTACGTTGCATCATGTGATGGCATTAATTAAAGAATCGGATGTGGTCATAACACCTGATACTTCGATAGTACATATCTCTGCTGCGTGGAAAAAACCACTCATCGCCGTTTATAAAAATTTACCTGATAATAATATGTGGGCACCAGGGTATGAAAACGCAAGCCGCATTATTGTTCATGATGATAAAACATGCGAGGCTGATAATGTTCCTGAGCGTATTGTTAACGAGATTGTCCGCAGGAATTTATTAAGCAGGCATGAGATGAAATCACCGGAATCCGTATCGGTGATCGCGTTGAAAGAACCTGTTTGTTCGCACGGTTATCAGGCTCCCGACCACTGTATCGGTTCCTGCGATCAGCTCTGTTGCTGA
- a CDS encoding glutathione S-transferase, which produces MKLIGSYTSPFVRKISVIMLEKGITFEFVNASPYSDDSHVPHYNPLGKVPALVADDKQIWFDSGIIAEFLEQRGAEPHLLPADPLASLNIRQMEKLADGICDAALVIVREQLRPGDRQSEEVLLRHREKIQRSLDMLEAKVAEGKWLNNGQLNLADIATGCMIGYLNFRRVVPNWCVERPALVKLAETLFQRESFAMTTPPAA; this is translated from the coding sequence ATGAAACTTATTGGCAGCTACACCAGTCCGTTTGTGCGAAAGATTTCAGTCATCATGCTGGAAAAAGGCATTACGTTTGAATTCGTTAACGCATCGCCTTACAGCGATGACAGCCATGTGCCGCACTACAATCCGCTGGGCAAAGTCCCGGCGCTGGTCGCTGATGATAAGCAAATCTGGTTCGATTCCGGCATCATCGCGGAATTTCTGGAGCAGCGCGGCGCGGAACCGCACCTGCTGCCAGCCGATCCGCTGGCGTCACTTAACATCCGCCAGATGGAGAAGCTGGCGGATGGCATCTGCGATGCCGCGCTGGTAATCGTCCGCGAGCAGTTGCGTCCGGGCGATCGTCAGTCAGAAGAGGTGCTGCTGCGTCATCGGGAAAAGATTCAGCGCAGTCTGGACATGCTGGAGGCGAAGGTGGCAGAGGGAAAATGGCTCAATAACGGCCAGCTCAATCTGGCGGATATCGCTACCGGCTGCATGATCGGCTACCTCAATTTCCGCCGCGTGGTGCCCAACTGGTGTGTTGAACGTCCGGCGCTGGTGAAACTGGCGGAAACGCTGTTCCAGCGCGAGAGCTTTGCAATGACGACGCCGCCTGCGGCGTGA
- the fdhE gene encoding formate dehydrogenase accessory protein FdhE encodes MSIRIIPQDQLEKGEKTTAEMIPPLLFPRLKNLYSRRAARLRDLAAKNPLGDYLRFAATIAEAQEIVLYDHPLHMDLHARLTQSAREGKPPLNIHTLPRDPHWQRLLHSLIAELKPEMSGQALAVLENLEKASATELETLASALFTGEYAQVSSDKAPFIWAALSLYWAQMAALIPGKARAEMGEQRQFCPVCASMPVASVVHMGSHEGARYLHCNLCESEWHVVRSKCTQCEQSRDLHYWSLESEQAAVKAESCGDCGTYLKMLYQEKDPAIEPVADDLASLILDARMEQEGFARSSLNPFMFPGE; translated from the coding sequence ATGAGTATTCGCATAATCCCGCAGGACCAGCTGGAGAAAGGCGAAAAAACAACGGCGGAGATGATTCCGCCGTTACTTTTTCCCCGGCTGAAAAATTTATACAGCCGCCGTGCCGCGCGATTGCGCGACCTGGCGGCGAAAAATCCACTCGGCGACTATCTGCGCTTCGCGGCGACGATCGCGGAAGCGCAGGAGATTGTGCTGTATGACCATCCGCTGCACATGGATCTTCATGCCCGGCTGACGCAGAGCGCCCGCGAGGGCAAGCCGCCGCTCAATATTCACACCCTGCCGCGTGATCCGCACTGGCAGCGGCTGCTCCATTCGCTGATTGCCGAGCTGAAGCCGGAGATGAGCGGCCAGGCGCTGGCGGTGCTGGAGAATCTGGAAAAGGCCTCTGCCACGGAGCTGGAGACGCTGGCCAGCGCCCTGTTTACCGGCGAGTATGCGCAGGTCAGCAGCGATAAAGCGCCCTTTATCTGGGCAGCCCTCTCGCTCTACTGGGCACAGATGGCCGCGCTGATCCCCGGCAAAGCGCGGGCGGAGATGGGCGAGCAGCGCCAGTTCTGCCCGGTCTGCGCCAGTATGCCGGTCGCCAGCGTGGTGCACATGGGCAGCCACGAAGGCGCGCGCTATCTGCACTGCAATCTGTGCGAGAGTGAGTGGCATGTGGTACGCAGCAAATGCACCCAGTGCGAACAGTCCCGGGATCTGCACTACTGGTCGCTCGAAAGCGAACAGGCGGCCGTGAAGGCCGAGAGCTGCGGCGACTGTGGCACCTATCTGAAGATGCTCTATCAGGAGAAAGATCCGGCCATTGAACCGGTGGCGGATGACCTGGCGTCGCTGATACTGGATGCCAGAATGGAGCAGGAAGGCTTCGCGCGCAGTAGTCTCAATCCCTTTATGTTTCCTGGCGAATAG
- the fdoI gene encoding formate dehydrogenase cytochrome b556 subunit — MKKPDHLVRYRAPERINHWIVAICFVMAALSGLGFFFPSFNWLMQIFGTPQLARILHPFTGVVMFAAFMLMFLRYWKHNLITRDDLYWARNIHRIALNEEVGDTGKYNFGQKCVFWAAIISLVLLLVSGIVIWRPYFADAFAIPLIRLALIVHSVSAVALIIVIMVHIYAALWVKGTLTAMVEGWVSAEWARQHHPRWYREQRNRPIKQEKRP; from the coding sequence ATGAAAAAGCCCGATCATCTGGTGCGTTACCGCGCACCCGAACGCATCAATCACTGGATTGTCGCGATTTGCTTTGTCATGGCCGCGTTAAGCGGGTTAGGGTTTTTCTTCCCCTCTTTTAACTGGCTGATGCAGATATTCGGCACGCCACAACTGGCGCGTATCCTGCATCCTTTCACCGGCGTAGTGATGTTTGCGGCGTTTATGCTGATGTTTTTGCGTTACTGGAAACATAATCTGATCACCCGCGATGACCTTTACTGGGCCAGAAACATTCATCGGATTGCGCTGAATGAAGAGGTGGGCGATACCGGTAAATATAACTTTGGTCAGAAGTGTGTGTTCTGGGCTGCTATCATCAGCTTAGTGTTGCTGCTTGTAAGCGGTATTGTGATCTGGCGGCCTTACTTTGCGGATGCCTTTGCCATTCCCCTGATTCGTCTGGCGCTGATTGTGCATTCGGTCTCTGCGGTGGCGCTGATCATCGTCATTATGGTGCACATTTATGCTGCATTGTGGGTCAAAGGGACCCTGACCGCGATGGTGGAAGGCTGGGTCAGCGCCGAATGGGCCAGACAGCATCATCCCCGGTGGTACCGTGAGCAGCGTAACCGGCCAATAAAACAGGAAAAACGCCCCTGA
- the fdxH gene encoding formate dehydrogenase subunit beta: MAYQSQDIIRRSATNGFTPPPQARDHQRQVAKLIDVTTCIGCKGCQVACSEWNDIRDEVGHNIGVYDNPVDLSAKSWTVMRFSEVEEDGRLAWLIRKEGCMHCADPGCLKACPSAGAIIQYANGIVDFQSEQCIGCGYCIAGCPFNVPRLNKEDNRAYKCTLCVDRVSVGQEPACVKTCPTGAIHFGSKSDMLTLAEARITELKSRGFKNAGLYNPEGVGGTHVMYVLHHADRPQLYHGLPANPGISPTVTFWKGIWKPLAAVGFAATFAASIFHYVGVGPNRVTEHDDNSDQPEEHQ, encoded by the coding sequence ATGGCTTATCAATCACAAGATATTATCCGTCGCTCGGCGACCAATGGCTTTACCCCACCGCCGCAGGCGCGCGATCACCAGCGTCAGGTGGCAAAACTGATCGACGTCACCACCTGTATCGGCTGCAAAGGCTGCCAGGTGGCCTGCTCGGAGTGGAACGACATCCGCGATGAGGTCGGGCATAACATCGGGGTCTATGACAATCCTGTCGACCTCAGCGCCAAATCCTGGACGGTGATGCGCTTCTCGGAAGTTGAGGAGGATGGCCGGCTGGCCTGGCTGATCCGCAAAGAGGGCTGCATGCACTGCGCCGATCCCGGCTGCCTGAAAGCCTGCCCGTCGGCAGGCGCCATCATCCAGTACGCCAACGGCATCGTCGACTTCCAGTCTGAGCAGTGCATCGGCTGCGGCTACTGCATCGCGGGCTGTCCGTTCAACGTGCCACGGCTCAACAAAGAGGATAACCGCGCCTATAAGTGCACCCTGTGCGTGGATCGCGTCAGCGTCGGCCAGGAACCCGCCTGCGTGAAAACCTGTCCGACCGGAGCCATTCATTTCGGCAGCAAAAGCGACATGCTGACGCTGGCGGAAGCGCGCATCACGGAGCTGAAGTCACGCGGATTTAAAAATGCCGGTCTCTATAACCCGGAAGGCGTGGGCGGCACCCACGTCATGTATGTGCTGCATCACGCTGACAGGCCACAGCTCTATCACGGGCTGCCGGCGAATCCGGGCATCAGCCCGACCGTGACCTTCTGGAAAGGGATCTGGAAACCGCTGGCGGCAGTGGGTTTTGCCGCGACGTTTGCCGCATCAATTTTCCACTATGTTGGCGTGGGCCCGAATCGCGTCACGGAGCATGACGACAACAGCGATCAGCCTGAGGAGCATCAATAA
- the fdnG gene encoding formate dehydrogenase-N subunit alpha, translated as MQINRRSFFKICAGGLAGTSAALLGFAPTTALASVREFKLIRARETRNNCTYCSVGCGMLIYSLGDGAKNASASIYHIEGDPDHPVSRGSLCPKGAGVLDFIHSEQRLKYPEYRAPGSDKWQRISWEEAFDRIARLMKQDRDAHFQTTNAAGVTVNRWPTTSMLCSSAASNETGLLDQKFARALGILALENQARLCHGPTVAALAPSFGRGAMTNNWNDIKNANVVMIMGGNPAEAHPVGFKWVIEAKIHNNAQVIVVDPRFNRSAAVADHYAPLRAGSDVVFLMGIVNYLLQHNQIQQEYVRAFTNAALIVKEDFSFSDGLFSGYDAASRQYDRQSWHYELDEKGFARRDESLTHPRCVLNLLKAHASRYTPDMVTRLCGTSQDAFMTVCEQLASTSVPNRTATILYALGWTHHTNGSQIIRTAAMIQLLLGNIGMPGGGINALRGHSNVQGFTDLGLLTQSLPGYLPLPSEKMTTLTTYLQQATPAAALPEQVNYWQNTDKFFVSLMKSFYGDKATAENQWGYDWLPKWDKSYDCMAQAEMMEQGALNGCLIQGFNMLAAFPDKNKAVRALSRLKYMVVIDPLRTETASFWQHHDAFNDVDPSTIQTEVFRLPSSCFAEESGSVANSSRWLQWHWAAAEPPAEALHDGKILGNLFMRLRALYRLEGGAAPEPLMAMRWDYRDPYNPEPEEVAQESNGQALTDIYDASGKLLLKKGQQLNGFAELRNDGTTASACWIYSGSWTQEGNQMARRDNADPSGLGAVSGWAWAWPANRRILYNRASADAQGKAWDPARRLIEWDGARWQGIDVPDYPVTLSPQKQAGPFIMQPDGLGHLFALDKMADGPFPEHYEPMESPLADNPLHPQQRHSPVVRLFSSDAARLGKAADYPCVATTYSITELFRHWTKHALLNAIAQPEQFVEIGTELAEEKGIRAGDSVKVTSQRGYINAKAVVTRRLQRLTIDGRPVDTVGIPCHWGFEGTTRKGFLANTLTPSVGDANSQTPEYKGFLVKVEKA; from the coding sequence ATGCAAATAAACAGACGGAGTTTTTTTAAAATCTGTGCAGGCGGCCTGGCGGGAACCAGTGCTGCGCTACTCGGTTTTGCCCCCACCACAGCCTTAGCCAGCGTCAGAGAATTCAAACTCATCCGCGCCAGAGAAACCCGCAATAACTGTACCTACTGCTCGGTCGGCTGCGGCATGCTGATTTACAGCCTGGGCGATGGGGCGAAGAATGCCAGCGCCTCGATTTATCACATCGAAGGCGATCCTGATCATCCGGTCAGCCGGGGATCGCTCTGCCCGAAAGGGGCGGGCGTGCTCGACTTTATTCACAGCGAGCAGCGACTGAAATATCCGGAATATCGTGCGCCCGGTTCCGATAAATGGCAGCGCATCAGCTGGGAAGAAGCCTTTGATCGCATCGCCCGGCTGATGAAGCAGGACCGCGATGCCCATTTCCAGACCACCAATGCGGCGGGCGTGACGGTCAACCGCTGGCCGACCACCTCTATGCTCTGCTCTTCCGCCGCCAGCAATGAAACCGGCCTGCTCGATCAGAAATTTGCCCGGGCGCTGGGGATTCTGGCGCTGGAAAATCAGGCGCGCCTCTGTCACGGCCCGACTGTCGCCGCACTCGCGCCGAGCTTTGGTCGCGGAGCGATGACCAACAACTGGAATGACATTAAAAATGCCAACGTAGTGATGATTATGGGCGGCAACCCCGCCGAAGCACATCCGGTGGGGTTTAAGTGGGTCATCGAAGCGAAAATCCATAACAACGCCCAGGTTATCGTGGTCGATCCGCGCTTTAACCGTTCAGCGGCGGTAGCCGATCACTATGCGCCACTGCGGGCGGGCAGCGACGTGGTTTTCCTGATGGGCATCGTCAACTATCTCCTGCAGCACAATCAGATCCAGCAGGAGTATGTGCGCGCCTTTACCAATGCCGCCCTGATTGTCAAAGAGGACTTCAGCTTCAGCGACGGCCTGTTCAGCGGCTACGATGCCGCGTCCCGTCAGTACGACCGCCAGAGCTGGCACTATGAGCTGGATGAAAAGGGCTTTGCCCGCCGCGATGAGAGCCTCACGCATCCGCGCTGCGTCCTGAACCTGCTGAAAGCCCATGCCAGCCGTTACACCCCGGACATGGTGACGCGCCTGTGCGGGACCTCGCAGGATGCCTTTATGACGGTGTGTGAACAGCTTGCCTCCACCTCCGTTCCTAATCGCACTGCGACGATTCTTTATGCGCTGGGCTGGACCCATCATACTAATGGCTCACAGATTATCCGCACGGCGGCGATGATCCAGCTGCTGCTGGGCAACATCGGGATGCCAGGCGGCGGGATCAATGCACTGCGCGGGCACTCCAACGTGCAGGGCTTTACCGATCTCGGTCTGCTGACGCAGAGTCTGCCGGGTTATCTGCCACTGCCCTCCGAGAAGATGACCACCCTGACGACCTACCTGCAGCAGGCCACACCGGCTGCGGCCCTGCCGGAACAGGTCAACTACTGGCAGAACACCGATAAATTCTTCGTCAGCCTGATGAAGAGCTTCTATGGCGATAAGGCCACGGCAGAGAATCAGTGGGGCTACGACTGGCTGCCGAAGTGGGATAAAAGCTACGACTGCATGGCGCAGGCGGAGATGATGGAGCAGGGGGCGCTGAACGGCTGTCTGATTCAGGGCTTCAACATGCTGGCGGCCTTCCCGGATAAAAACAAAGCGGTCCGCGCACTTTCTCGCCTGAAATATATGGTGGTGATCGATCCGCTGCGCACGGAGACGGCCAGCTTCTGGCAGCATCACGACGCGTTTAACGATGTCGACCCGTCGACCATTCAGACCGAAGTGTTCCGCCTGCCCTCCTCCTGCTTCGCGGAAGAGTCGGGATCGGTGGCGAACTCATCGCGCTGGCTGCAGTGGCACTGGGCGGCCGCCGAGCCACCGGCGGAGGCGCTGCACGACGGTAAAATTCTCGGCAACCTCTTTATGCGGCTGCGCGCGCTCTATCGTCTGGAGGGCGGCGCCGCGCCGGAACCGCTGATGGCAATGCGCTGGGATTACCGCGATCCCTACAATCCTGAGCCGGAAGAGGTCGCGCAGGAGAGCAACGGCCAGGCGCTGACCGATATTTATGACGCCAGCGGCAAGCTGCTGCTGAAAAAAGGCCAGCAGCTCAACGGGTTCGCTGAACTGCGTAACGACGGCACCACCGCCAGCGCCTGCTGGATTTACAGTGGCAGCTGGACGCAGGAGGGCAATCAGATGGCACGGCGCGACAACGCCGATCCGTCGGGGCTGGGTGCGGTCTCCGGCTGGGCCTGGGCCTGGCCTGCTAACCGCCGCATTCTCTACAACCGCGCCTCTGCGGATGCGCAGGGCAAAGCCTGGGATCCCGCCCGTCGCCTGATCGAGTGGGATGGCGCGCGCTGGCAGGGTATCGACGTGCCAGATTATCCGGTCACCCTGTCGCCACAGAAGCAGGCCGGTCCCTTTATTATGCAGCCCGATGGCCTGGGTCATCTGTTTGCGCTCGATAAAATGGCCGACGGCCCGTTCCCGGAACATTATGAGCCGATGGAAAGCCCGCTCGCCGATAACCCTCTGCATCCGCAGCAGCGCCACAGTCCGGTCGTCCGGCTGTTCAGCAGCGACGCCGCCCGGCTGGGCAAGGCCGCTGACTACCCCTGTGTCGCCACCACCTACTCCATCACCGAACTGTTCCGTCACTGGACCAAACATGCCCTGCTGAATGCGATTGCGCAGCCGGAGCAGTTTGTTGAGATCGGCACCGAACTGGCCGAGGAGAAAGGGATCCGCGCCGGTGACAGCGTCAAAGTCACGTCGCAGCGTGGCTATATCAACGCTAAAGCGGTGGTCACCCGTCGTCTGCAGCGTCTGACGATTGATGGCAGACCGGTCGACACCGTGGGCATTCCCTGTCACTGGGGCTTTGAAGGCACCACGCGGAAGGGCTTCCTGGCCAATACGCTGACGCCGTCGGTCGGCGATGCCAACTCGCAGACCCCGGAGTACAAGGGATTCTTAGTAAAAGTCGAAAAAGCGTAA
- the fdhD gene encoding formate dehydrogenase accessory sulfurtransferase FdhD: MTQVWQRDDLTAARSDWLADEVPVALVYNGISHVVMMTTPKDLEAFALGFSLSEGIIDAPGDIFGMDIVPGCDGIEVQIELSSRRFMALKAQRRALAGRTGCGVCGVEQLEQIGKPLSPLPFTQTFALDRLDRALGELKAYQPVGQLTGCTHAAAWIQPDGQLAGGCEDVGRHVALDKLLGYRSQADWGPGAVLVSSRASYEMVQKSAMCGVEILFAVSAATRLAVEVAERCNLTLAGFSKPGRATIYSHPQRLR; this comes from the coding sequence ATGACGCAGGTGTGGCAGCGTGACGATCTGACGGCCGCCCGTTCAGACTGGCTGGCGGACGAAGTGCCGGTGGCGCTGGTCTATAACGGCATCTCTCACGTCGTGATGATGACCACGCCAAAAGATCTGGAGGCGTTTGCGCTGGGCTTTTCGCTCTCGGAGGGCATTATCGATGCGCCCGGCGACATTTTTGGTATGGATATCGTGCCGGGCTGCGACGGTATAGAGGTGCAGATTGAGCTTTCCAGCCGCCGTTTTATGGCCCTCAAAGCGCAGCGCCGCGCCCTGGCAGGGCGGACGGGCTGTGGCGTCTGTGGCGTTGAACAGCTGGAACAGATCGGCAAGCCGCTCTCGCCGCTGCCCTTTACCCAGACTTTTGCGCTGGACAGGCTGGATCGGGCGCTGGGCGAGCTGAAAGCGTATCAGCCGGTCGGCCAGCTTACCGGCTGTACCCATGCGGCCGCATGGATCCAGCCCGACGGTCAGCTGGCCGGGGGCTGCGAAGATGTGGGGCGCCATGTGGCGCTGGACAAGCTGCTGGGCTATCGCAGCCAGGCCGACTGGGGGCCGGGCGCGGTTCTTGTCTCCAGCCGCGCCAGCTATGAAATGGTGCAGAAGTCCGCCATGTGCGGCGTGGAAATCCTGTTTGCCGTCTCGGCGGCGACCCGCCTGGCGGTGGAGGTCGCTGAGCGCTGCAACCTGACGCTGGCCGGCTTCAGCAAACCGGGCCGGGCCACCATCTACAGCCACCCTCAGCGGCTGCGTTAA
- a CDS encoding DeoR/GlpR family DNA-binding transcription regulator, which translates to MLQEMRLHRICALLTRLNQVSTERIIRELEVSRETARRDMIELEALGLARRVHGGLVALETPAEPPLTERRSQQTREKRAIARAAAQLLQPGQTLFLDAGSTTTFLAEELHALSGLTILTNSLQAALALSAGEEDQTLNNQIILLGGSMSAGAQQTRGEITVGEIMRYRADIALLSPVGVEADSGATSFHPHEAAIARAMVQQSASCYLLADHSKLGVVSRTVYAPPQAISLLITDGGGGDGAALAALQQQLPEVMVV; encoded by the coding sequence ATGCTGCAGGAAATGCGTCTTCACCGTATCTGTGCCTTACTGACCCGGCTTAACCAGGTGAGTACCGAACGCATTATCAGGGAGCTGGAGGTGTCTCGCGAAACCGCGCGCCGGGACATGATTGAGCTGGAAGCGCTGGGGCTGGCGCGCCGGGTGCATGGCGGGCTGGTGGCGCTGGAAACCCCAGCCGAACCGCCACTTACTGAGCGCCGCAGCCAGCAGACCCGTGAGAAGCGCGCTATCGCCCGCGCAGCTGCGCAGCTGCTGCAGCCCGGACAGACGCTGTTCCTGGACGCGGGCAGCACCACCACGTTTCTGGCAGAGGAGCTGCACGCCCTTTCCGGCCTGACGATCCTCACCAACAGCCTGCAGGCGGCGCTGGCCCTGAGCGCCGGAGAGGAAGATCAGACGCTGAACAATCAGATTATTTTGCTGGGCGGGAGCATGTCTGCGGGCGCACAGCAGACGCGCGGCGAAATCACCGTCGGCGAAATTATGCGCTACCGTGCCGATATTGCGCTGCTGTCGCCGGTGGGCGTGGAGGCGGATAGCGGGGCCACCAGCTTTCATCCGCACGAAGCGGCGATTGCGCGTGCGATGGTGCAGCAGTCTGCATCCTGCTATCTGCTGGCCGATCACAGCAAGCTGGGCGTGGTCAGCCGCACGGTCTATGCGCCACCGCAGGCGATCTCTCTGCTGATTACCGACGGTGGCGGCGGCGACGGTGCCGCCCTTGCGGCGTTGCAGCAGCAACTGCCGGAGGTAATGGTGGTTTAA
- a CDS encoding aspartate aminotransferase family protein — MATRSTIMDTNSFRAEHAAALDSETRKLTDKRSKVLGESYRLFYRKPVHLVRGEGQYLWDAAGDKYLDVYNNVASIGHCHPAVTDAVTQQMKRLNTHTRYLHENILDYSEALLATTPAAIDRAMYMCTGSEANDLAIRVARAFSGGTGIIVTKEAYHGTSELTSGASPALGSGQPLAPTTRLVMPPDAYRVDAPDLGDWFASQIQQQIDDMAAHGIKFAGFLADSIFSSDGVLPDPRGFLKKAVEVVHANGGIFIADEVQPGFGRTGDAFWGFGRHDVVPDLITTGKPMGNGIPVSGLLAKSEVLAAFSDSIPYFNTFGGNPVAMAAAQAVLKVITEEGLQEHSRVVGAKLLAELRTLMDRFECVGDVRGAGLFIGFELVTDRHSKTPDKTLALDLIEKLREHRVLTSVAGPYGNVLKLRPPLAFQESDIDWLVGALDSALRELGR; from the coding sequence ATGGCCACGCGTTCCACCATTATGGATACCAACAGTTTTCGTGCCGAACATGCCGCTGCGCTGGACAGCGAGACGCGCAAGCTGACCGATAAACGCAGCAAGGTGCTTGGTGAATCCTATCGCCTGTTCTATCGCAAGCCGGTTCATCTGGTGCGGGGAGAGGGGCAGTATCTGTGGGATGCGGCGGGCGATAAATATCTCGACGTCTACAACAATGTGGCCAGCATTGGTCACTGTCATCCGGCCGTGACTGACGCGGTGACGCAGCAGATGAAAAGGCTGAACACCCACACCCGTTATCTGCATGAAAATATTCTCGACTACAGCGAAGCACTGCTGGCGACGACACCTGCGGCGATCGATCGCGCCATGTATATGTGTACCGGCTCGGAAGCCAACGATCTGGCGATCCGCGTAGCGCGCGCCTTCAGCGGCGGCACCGGGATTATCGTCACCAAAGAGGCCTATCACGGCACCAGCGAGCTGACCTCCGGGGCCTCTCCGGCGCTGGGCAGCGGGCAACCGCTGGCGCCGACCACCCGGCTGGTGATGCCGCCGGATGCTTATCGCGTGGATGCCCCGGATCTGGGCGACTGGTTCGCCAGCCAGATTCAGCAGCAGATTGATGATATGGCCGCGCACGGCATTAAGTTTGCCGGATTCCTGGCGGATTCGATCTTCTCGTCGGACGGCGTCCTGCCCGACCCGCGCGGCTTCCTGAAAAAAGCCGTCGAGGTGGTGCATGCCAACGGCGGTATCTTTATTGCCGATGAAGTTCAGCCAGGCTTTGGCCGCACCGGCGACGCGTTCTGGGGCTTTGGCCGTCACGATGTGGTGCCCGATCTGATCACCACCGGCAAGCCGATGGGCAACGGCATCCCGGTCTCCGGACTGCTGGCAAAAAGCGAGGTGCTGGCCGCCTTCAGCGACTCGATTCCTTACTTCAATACCTTTGGCGGCAACCCGGTCGCGATGGCGGCGGCGCAGGCGGTGCTGAAAGTGATCACCGAAGAGGGATTACAGGAACACAGCCGCGTGGTCGGTGCGAAGCTGCTGGCTGAGCTGCGTACGCTGATGGATCGCTTTGAGTGCGTGGGGGATGTGCGCGGTGCCGGGCTGTTTATCGGCTTTGAACTGGTCACCGATCGTCACAGCAAAACGCCGGATAAGACGCTGGCGCTGGATCTGATTGAGAAGCTGCGTGAACATCGCGTGCTGACCTCGGTCGCCGGCCCCTATGGGAATGTACTGAAACTGCGCCCGCCTCTGGCTTTCCAGGAAAGCGACATCGACTGGCTGGTGGGGGCGCTCGACAGCGCACTGCGCGAGCTGGGTCGCTAA